The following are from one region of the Salvia hispanica cultivar TCC Black 2014 chromosome 1, UniMelb_Shisp_WGS_1.0, whole genome shotgun sequence genome:
- the LOC125197007 gene encoding uncharacterized protein LOC125197007: MANGTQYNVAYYLADGIYPRWPVFVKTIRQPVGPKQSYFAAKQESARKDVERAFGVLQSRWGILWCPVRQWHENDVASIMYACIILHNMIIEDEGYSAEKWAPEEGASTSHGVAIAPLQMGVPRSDAYLIQRFADMRRETSHTTLQADMVEEVWNRRGGGCRA; encoded by the coding sequence ATGGCCAACGGGACGCAGTACAACGTGGCATACTACTTAGccgatgggatataccctcgttGGCCCGTGTTTGTCAAGACGATCCGGCAGCCGGTTGGGCCGAAACAATCCTATTTTGCGGCCAAACAAGAGAGTGCTAGGAAGGACGTTGAGCGTGCTTTTGGTGTCCTCCAATCGCGATGGGGCATTCTTTGGTGCCCGGTTCGACAATGGCACGAAAATGATGTCGCCTccatcatgtatgcatgtatcatattgcacaatatgataatagagGACGAAGGATATTCTGCAGAGAAATGGGCACCGGAAGAGGGTGCAAGTACGAGTCACGGTGTTGCAATCGCCCCACTGCAGATGGGTGTACCGCGTAGTGATGCATACTTGATCCAACGGTTCGCCGATATGCGGAGGGAAACATCACATACGACACTGCAGGCTGATATGGTAGAAGAGGTTTGGAATCGTAGGGGAGGAGGGTGTAGAGCGTGA
- the LOC125197017 gene encoding uncharacterized protein LOC125197017, producing MSSGDEFQQLVDMEFDELVQEVQREAEEEEAAAAAAAAFVRPFYHRRTIWHDHVGAHQRLVEDYFGDNPRYPAEIFRRRFRMSQRLFIHIANTLAQQYSWDGQLRQFCNCIQTIFGPEYLRKLNADECQRLIDMHGRVHNFPGMMGNIDCMHWEWRNCPVAWKGQFTSGFKGRHPTMILEAVADYRL from the exons atgagttcCGGCGATGAGTTCCAACAATTGGTGGATATGGAGTTCGATGAACTCGTTCAAGAGGTGCAACGGGAAGcagaagaggaggaggcggcggcggcggcggcggcggcgttcGTTCGCCCGTTCTATCATCGGCGGACCATCTGGCATGACCATGTCGGGGCACACCAGCGGTTGGTAGAAGACTACTTTGGCGATAACCCCCGTTACCCAGCAGAGATTTTCCGTCGCCGCTTCAGAATGTCGCAACGGCTATTCATCCATATAGCGAATACATTGGCGCAGCAGTACAG CTGGGACGGCCAGCTGAGGCAGTTTTGTAATTGTATCCAGACCATCTTCGGTCCGGAGTATCTACGGAAGCTAAATGCCGATGAGTGCCAAAGATTGATAGATATGCACGGGCGAGTGCATAATTTTCCGGGGATGATGGGCAACATCGATTGCATGCACTGGGAGTGGAGGAACTGCCCGGTTGCTTGGAAGGGGCAGTTCACATCTGGATTCAAAGGAAGACACCCAACAATGATACTGGAAGCTGTTGCTGACTACCGACTGTGA
- the LOC125216119 gene encoding putative E3 ubiquitin-protein ligase LIN isoform X2, whose translation MAMSLEDLLAEEGFKRRKDKMKGRASFASERGSGPRYMEQERRASGPLLAVRRTERTRSDVPRTDSNAEFSTSGSFSVRKPRDNLIRKGKMGSEPDKAIVVNDGRRSHGDLLDAKRFSIASSSEITEVIQSDEVVEEGMERLHKDMHSNKVHGRVKHEGNHSAPLDDIVMENQKDRNNSFKHTYPHAEGRSNKVVESGSKFDESRSMRQNKIDEAQAAPALDEAAVKAIISIISGHAKRFLEDEDFRTSLRHNTFASLNLIGADESLSTESKVVGNLEEAIETIERSAEEESANLKVLKRASLQLSVITGLNSSDLKDGFTYGVPNLRFSACAHLYLSVIYVLQKKDKVAAKHLLQVFCDSPFQARTMLLPDLWGHLFLPHLLHLKVWYEKETHTVVDSPSFMNLKLLDKAYNESLDSGTCRFAMYYKDWIINGEKEPSVPVVGIPSFSVHSMLRGGLLGHTSSPASHVSPQPMVSKELYDEVFKHADKPGVESDFDEEEKFDRSSNGPAPQDRQLILCTHDSIVQADKGVDPVRESPPENERVIMQIKEPELSIQELQENYESCIGKHVRCSIPKDFVCPLTGLLFRNPVTLETGETFEQEVIADWFSTQGCFMCPVTRKTLQYQAVPPTNFILKRIIDKWKTDYIEHILALLSQVTSGDGGGVEVNDTNMIISILGKLLPVFSEEQRTVHARRVLSLGGLRLLLTRFQSSSAEEKTFISELLCCCVEADANCRNRIARDINQSNLLEMLHSEQLVSRKNAVLLLAELVCFNRRTRAKRFLERLGDEELRNAIGHLNMYLQACPLEETPLVAVLILHIDLLSGRCASNTYRQNAVDALTTALVSSLTDNEKVQNKCCRALLILGGFFSSSGKLMTEDWILKLAGFPNGPDLDDADDCTTVTTFLKAFASEYEEEEAARERWLTSLSASLLGDGKKSFLDAISKCLRLGKPDLVRVCLTTVAWLSFSLASLHDTRHQLYAFSALISPLRQYLEHGVLVEQRALAALSLLNFSTIPECRILLIKIGDEIGPSLDELAEVTWTAMELNTIISGQRR comes from the exons ATGGCAATGTCACTGGAGGACCTTCTGGCTGAGGAAGGCTTTAAGAGGAGAAAGGACAAAATGAAGGGCAGAGCTTCCTTTGCTTCCGAGCGAGGAAGTGGTCCTCGCTACATGGAACAGGAAAGGCGTGCATCCGGTCCTCTGCTGGCTGTGAGAAGAACTGAGAGGACGAGATCTGATGTACCTCGTACCGATTCCAACGCTGAATTTTCAACAAGTGGCAGCTTCTCAGTGAGGAAGCCAAGGGACAATCTTATCAGGAAAGGGAAAATGGGCAGTGAACCTGATAAAGCTATTGTTGTGAATGATGGAAGAAGAAGCCATGGAGATTTACTGGATGCAAAGAGGTTTAGCATTGCTTCTTCCTCAGAGATAACTGAGGTGATTCAAAGTGATGAGGTGGTTGAGGAGGGAATGGAGAGGCTTCATAAAGATATGCACTCGAATAAAGTTCATGGCCGCGTCAAACATGAAGGGAATCATTCAGCTCCTTTGGATGATATAGTGATGGAGAATCAGAAAGATAGGAACAACTCCTTTAAACATACTTATCCTCATGCTGAAGGAAGATCAAACAAAGTTGTTGAAAGTGGAAGCAAATTCGATGAAAGTAGAAGCATGAGACAGAACAAGATTGATGAGGCTCAAGCTGCGCCTGCTCTTGATGAAGCTGCTGTTAAAGCAATCATTTCAATCATCAGTGGGCACGCGAAGCGGTTTCTTGAGGATGAGGATTTCAGGACATCCCTTCGTCATAATACTTTTGCTTCCCTAAACTTGATTGGAGCCGATGAAAGCCTGAGCACTGAGAGCAAAGTCGTAGGAAATCTCGAAGAGGCTATCGAGACCATTGAAAGAAGTGCAGAGGAGGAGAGTGCAAACTTGAAGGTATTGAAAAGGGCTTCACTGCAGCTTAGTGTAATCACGGGACTAAATTCGAGTGATCTGAAGGATGGATTCACGTATGGAGTTCCGAATCTAAGGTTCTCGGCTTGTGCTCATCTTTATCTCAGTGTAATATATGTGCTGCAGAAGAAGGACAAGGTTGCAGCAAAACATCTTCTTCAAGTATTCTGCGACTCGCCATTCCAGGCGCGAACAATGCTGCTGCCTGATTTGTGGGGGCATCTATTTCTTCCTCATCTCTTACATTTGAAGGTCTGGTACGAGAAGGAAACTCACACGGTGGTAGACTCCCCGAGTTTTATGAATCTGAAGCTGCTTGACAAAGCTTATAACGAAAGTCTGGATTCAGGAACGTGTCGATTTGCAATGTACTATAAAGATTGGATTATAAATGGGGAGAAAGAACCTTCCGTCCCTGTCGTTGGAATTCCTTCTTTCTCTGTTCACTCGATGCTAAGGGGAGGCTTGCTAGGCCATACAAGTAGTCCTGCTAGTCACGTCTCGCCTCAGCCAATGGTCAGTAAAGAACTGTATGATGAAGTGTTTAAGCATGCAGATAAGCCGGGAGTTGAATCAGATTTCGACGAAGAAGAAAAGTTTGACAGAAGCTCCAATGGTCCTGCTCCACAAGACAGACAACTAATCTTGTGCACTCATGACTCAATTGTACAAGCAGATAAAGGAGTCGACCCTGTTCGGGAATCTCCCCCC GAAAATGAACGAGTGATCATGCAGATAAAAGAACCGGAGCTTTCAATACAAG AATTGCAGGAAAACTATGAGTCCTGCATCGGAAAACATGTTCGGTGTAGCATCCCTAAGGATTTCGTATGCCCCTTGACAGGGCTTCTTTTCAGAAATCCAGTGACTCTCGAGACTGGTGAAACTTTCGAGCAAGAAGTTATAGCAGACTGGTTTAGTACTCAAGGGTGCTTCATGTGTCCAGTTACCAGAAAAACTTTGCAATATCAGGCTGTGCCACCTACGAATTTCATTCTGAAGCGTATTATCGATAAATGGAAGACAGATTATATCGAACATATCTTGGCTCTACTCTCACAAGTAACATCAGGTGATGGTGGAGGTGTAGAAGTAAATGATACTAACATGATTATTTCCATCTTAGGGAAACTTCTCCCGGTTTTCAGCGAGGAGCAGAGGACAGTACATGCTAGACGAGTTTTATCGTTGGGTGGCCTGCGGTTGCTCTTAACAAGATTTCAGTCTTCCAGTGCTGAGGAGAAGACATTTATCTCAGAACTCCTGTGCTGTTGCGTTGAAGCTGATGCGAACTGTAGGAATAGGATTGCTCGAGACATAAATCAGTCGAACTTGCTAGAAATGCTTCACAGTGAACAGCTGGTATCTAGAAAAAATGCAGTGTTGCTTCTGGCTGAACTAGTTTGTTTTAACAG AAGGACCAGAGCCAAACGCTTTTTGGAACGCCTCGGTGATGAGGAGTTACGAAATGCAATAGGCCATTTAAACATGTATCTTCAGGCTTGCCCTCTGGAAGAGACACCGTTAGTCGCTGTTCTGATTCTGCATATTGATCTTCTG TCAGGAAGATGTGCCAGCAACACGTATAGACAGAATGCGGTTGATGCCCTCACCACGGCCCTTGTAAGCAGCTTAACCGACAATGAAAAAGTCCAAAACAAGTGTTGCAGAGCTCTCCTTATCCTCGGAGGCTTCTTCTCCTCATCTGGGAAACTTATGACCGAGGATTGGATTCTAAAACTAGCCGGTTTTCCCAATGGTCCAGATTTGGATGATGCTGACGATTGTACAACAGTTACAACG TTTTTGAAGGCTTTTGCGTCCGAatatgaggaagaagaagctgCGAGGGAGAGATGGCTAACGAGTTTGTCAGCTTCACTGCTCGGGGATGGGAAGAAGTCATTCTTGGATGCTATTTCCAAGTGCCTGAGGTTAGGGAAGCCAGACTTGGTGCGGGTGTGTCTGACAACAGTGGCTTGGTTGAGCTTCTCACTCGCCTCATTGCACGACACGAGACATCAACTTTACGCCTTCTCTGCTCTAATATCGCCACTCAGGCAGTACCTCGAGCATGGGGTGCTAGTGGAGCAAAGGGCTCTCGCTGCGCTTTCTCTGCTCAACTTCAGTACAATTCCAG AATGCCGGATATTGCTGATTAAGATTGGCGATGAGATCGGTCCTTCGTTAGACGAGCTAGCAGAGGTAACATGGACAGCTATGGAGCTGAATACAATCATATCTGGCCAAAGGAGGTAG
- the LOC125216119 gene encoding putative E3 ubiquitin-protein ligase LIN-1 isoform X3: MAMSLEDLLAEEGFKRRKDKMKGRASFASERGSGPRYMEQERRASGPLLAVRRTERTRSDVPRTDSNAEFSTSGSFSVRKPRDNLIRKGKMGSEPDKAIVVNDGRRSHGDLLDAKRFSIASSSEITEVIQSDEVVEEGMERLHKDMHSNKVHGRVKHEGNHSAPLDDIVMENQKDRNNSFKHTYPHAEGRSNKVVESGSKFDESRSMRQNKIDEAQAAPALDEAAVKAIISIISGHAKRFLEDEDFRTSLRHNTFASLNLIGADESLSTESKVVGNLEEAIETIERSAEEESANLKVLKRASLQLSVITGLNSSDLKDGFTYGVPNLRFSACAHLYLSVIYVLQKKDKVAAKHLLQVFCDSPFQARTMLLPDLWGHLFLPHLLHLKVWYEKETHTVVDSPSFMNLKLLDKAYNESLDSGTCRFAMYYKDWIINGEKEPSVPVVGIPSFSVHSMLRGGLLGHTSSPASHVSPQPMVSKELYDEVFKHADKPGVESDFDEEEKFDRSSNGPAPQDRQLILCTHDSIVQADKGVDPVRESPPENERVIMQIKEPELSIQELQENYESCIGKHVRCSIPKDFVCPLTGLLFRNPVTLETGETFEQEVIADWFSTQGCFMCPVTRKTLQYQAVPPTNFILKRIIDKWKTDYIEHILALLSQVTSGDGGGVEVNDTNMIISILGKLLPVFSEEQRTVHARRVLSLGGLRLLLTRFQSSSAEEKTFISELLCCCVEADANCRNRIARDINQSNLLEMLHSEQLVSRKNAVLLLAELVCFNRRTRAKRFLERLGDEELRNAIGHLNMYLQACPLEETPLVAVLILHIDLLSGRCASNTYRQNAVDALTTALVSSLTDNEKVQNKCCRALLILGGFFSSSGKLMTEDWILKLAGFPNGPDLDDADDCTTVTTAFASEYEEEEAARERWLTSLSASLLGDGKKSFLDAISKCLRLGKPDLVRVCLTTVAWLSFSLASLHDTRHQLYAFSALISPLRQYLEHGVLVEQRALAALSLLNFSTIPECRILLIKIGDEIGPSLDELAEVTWTAMELNTIISGQRR; the protein is encoded by the exons ATGGCAATGTCACTGGAGGACCTTCTGGCTGAGGAAGGCTTTAAGAGGAGAAAGGACAAAATGAAGGGCAGAGCTTCCTTTGCTTCCGAGCGAGGAAGTGGTCCTCGCTACATGGAACAGGAAAGGCGTGCATCCGGTCCTCTGCTGGCTGTGAGAAGAACTGAGAGGACGAGATCTGATGTACCTCGTACCGATTCCAACGCTGAATTTTCAACAAGTGGCAGCTTCTCAGTGAGGAAGCCAAGGGACAATCTTATCAGGAAAGGGAAAATGGGCAGTGAACCTGATAAAGCTATTGTTGTGAATGATGGAAGAAGAAGCCATGGAGATTTACTGGATGCAAAGAGGTTTAGCATTGCTTCTTCCTCAGAGATAACTGAGGTGATTCAAAGTGATGAGGTGGTTGAGGAGGGAATGGAGAGGCTTCATAAAGATATGCACTCGAATAAAGTTCATGGCCGCGTCAAACATGAAGGGAATCATTCAGCTCCTTTGGATGATATAGTGATGGAGAATCAGAAAGATAGGAACAACTCCTTTAAACATACTTATCCTCATGCTGAAGGAAGATCAAACAAAGTTGTTGAAAGTGGAAGCAAATTCGATGAAAGTAGAAGCATGAGACAGAACAAGATTGATGAGGCTCAAGCTGCGCCTGCTCTTGATGAAGCTGCTGTTAAAGCAATCATTTCAATCATCAGTGGGCACGCGAAGCGGTTTCTTGAGGATGAGGATTTCAGGACATCCCTTCGTCATAATACTTTTGCTTCCCTAAACTTGATTGGAGCCGATGAAAGCCTGAGCACTGAGAGCAAAGTCGTAGGAAATCTCGAAGAGGCTATCGAGACCATTGAAAGAAGTGCAGAGGAGGAGAGTGCAAACTTGAAGGTATTGAAAAGGGCTTCACTGCAGCTTAGTGTAATCACGGGACTAAATTCGAGTGATCTGAAGGATGGATTCACGTATGGAGTTCCGAATCTAAGGTTCTCGGCTTGTGCTCATCTTTATCTCAGTGTAATATATGTGCTGCAGAAGAAGGACAAGGTTGCAGCAAAACATCTTCTTCAAGTATTCTGCGACTCGCCATTCCAGGCGCGAACAATGCTGCTGCCTGATTTGTGGGGGCATCTATTTCTTCCTCATCTCTTACATTTGAAGGTCTGGTACGAGAAGGAAACTCACACGGTGGTAGACTCCCCGAGTTTTATGAATCTGAAGCTGCTTGACAAAGCTTATAACGAAAGTCTGGATTCAGGAACGTGTCGATTTGCAATGTACTATAAAGATTGGATTATAAATGGGGAGAAAGAACCTTCCGTCCCTGTCGTTGGAATTCCTTCTTTCTCTGTTCACTCGATGCTAAGGGGAGGCTTGCTAGGCCATACAAGTAGTCCTGCTAGTCACGTCTCGCCTCAGCCAATGGTCAGTAAAGAACTGTATGATGAAGTGTTTAAGCATGCAGATAAGCCGGGAGTTGAATCAGATTTCGACGAAGAAGAAAAGTTTGACAGAAGCTCCAATGGTCCTGCTCCACAAGACAGACAACTAATCTTGTGCACTCATGACTCAATTGTACAAGCAGATAAAGGAGTCGACCCTGTTCGGGAATCTCCCCCC GAAAATGAACGAGTGATCATGCAGATAAAAGAACCGGAGCTTTCAATACAAG AATTGCAGGAAAACTATGAGTCCTGCATCGGAAAACATGTTCGGTGTAGCATCCCTAAGGATTTCGTATGCCCCTTGACAGGGCTTCTTTTCAGAAATCCAGTGACTCTCGAGACTGGTGAAACTTTCGAGCAAGAAGTTATAGCAGACTGGTTTAGTACTCAAGGGTGCTTCATGTGTCCAGTTACCAGAAAAACTTTGCAATATCAGGCTGTGCCACCTACGAATTTCATTCTGAAGCGTATTATCGATAAATGGAAGACAGATTATATCGAACATATCTTGGCTCTACTCTCACAAGTAACATCAGGTGATGGTGGAGGTGTAGAAGTAAATGATACTAACATGATTATTTCCATCTTAGGGAAACTTCTCCCGGTTTTCAGCGAGGAGCAGAGGACAGTACATGCTAGACGAGTTTTATCGTTGGGTGGCCTGCGGTTGCTCTTAACAAGATTTCAGTCTTCCAGTGCTGAGGAGAAGACATTTATCTCAGAACTCCTGTGCTGTTGCGTTGAAGCTGATGCGAACTGTAGGAATAGGATTGCTCGAGACATAAATCAGTCGAACTTGCTAGAAATGCTTCACAGTGAACAGCTGGTATCTAGAAAAAATGCAGTGTTGCTTCTGGCTGAACTAGTTTGTTTTAACAG AAGGACCAGAGCCAAACGCTTTTTGGAACGCCTCGGTGATGAGGAGTTACGAAATGCAATAGGCCATTTAAACATGTATCTTCAGGCTTGCCCTCTGGAAGAGACACCGTTAGTCGCTGTTCTGATTCTGCATATTGATCTTCTG TCAGGAAGATGTGCCAGCAACACGTATAGACAGAATGCGGTTGATGCCCTCACCACGGCCCTTGTAAGCAGCTTAACCGACAATGAAAAAGTCCAAAACAAGTGTTGCAGAGCTCTCCTTATCCTCGGAGGCTTCTTCTCCTCATCTGGGAAACTTATGACCGAGGATTGGATTCTAAAACTAGCCGGTTTTCCCAATGGTCCAGATTTGGATGATGCTGACGATTGTACAACAGTTACAACG GCTTTTGCGTCCGAatatgaggaagaagaagctgCGAGGGAGAGATGGCTAACGAGTTTGTCAGCTTCACTGCTCGGGGATGGGAAGAAGTCATTCTTGGATGCTATTTCCAAGTGCCTGAGGTTAGGGAAGCCAGACTTGGTGCGGGTGTGTCTGACAACAGTGGCTTGGTTGAGCTTCTCACTCGCCTCATTGCACGACACGAGACATCAACTTTACGCCTTCTCTGCTCTAATATCGCCACTCAGGCAGTACCTCGAGCATGGGGTGCTAGTGGAGCAAAGGGCTCTCGCTGCGCTTTCTCTGCTCAACTTCAGTACAATTCCAG AATGCCGGATATTGCTGATTAAGATTGGCGATGAGATCGGTCCTTCGTTAGACGAGCTAGCAGAGGTAACATGGACAGCTATGGAGCTGAATACAATCATATCTGGCCAAAGGAGGTAG
- the LOC125216119 gene encoding putative E3 ubiquitin-protein ligase LIN-1 isoform X1: MAMSLEDLLAEEGFKRRKDKMKGRASFASERGSGPRYMEQERRASGPLLAVRRTERTRSDVPRTDSNAEFSTSGSFSVRKPRDNLIRKGKMGSEPDKAIVVNDGRRSHGDLLDAKRFSIASSSEITEVIQSDEVVEEGMERLHKDMHSNKVHGRVKHEGNHSAPLDDIVMENQKDRNNSFKHTYPHAEGRSNKVVESGSKFDESRSMRQNKIDEAQAAPALDEAAVKAIISIISGHAKRFLEDEDFRTSLRHNTFASLNLIGADESLSTESKVVGNLEEAIETIERSAEEESANLKVLKRASLQLSVITGLNSSDLKDGFTYGVPNLRFSACAHLYLSVIYVLQKKDKVAAKHLLQVFCDSPFQARTMLLPDLWGHLFLPHLLHLKVWYEKETHTVVDSPSFMNLKLLDKAYNESLDSGTCRFAMYYKDWIINGEKEPSVPVVGIPSFSVHSMLRGGLLGHTSSPASHVSPQPMVSKELYDEVFKHADKPGVESDFDEEEKFDRSSNGPAPQDRQLILCTHDSIVQADKGVDPVRESPPENERVIMQIKEPELSIQELQENYESCIGKHVRCSIPKDFVCPLTGLLFRNPVTLETGETFEQEVIADWFSTQGCFMCPVTRKTLQYQAVPPTNFILKRIIDKWKTDYIEHILALLSQVTSGDGGGVEVNDTNMIISILGKLLPVFSEEQRTVHARRVLSLGGLRLLLTRFQSSSAEEKTFISELLCCCVEADANCRNRIARDINQSNLLEMLHSEQLVSRKNAVLLLAELVCFNRRTRAKRFLERLGDEELRNAIGHLNMYLQACPLEETPLVAVLILHIDLLSGRCASNTYRQNAVDALTTALVSSLTDNEKVQNKCCRALLILGGFFSSSGKLMTEDWILKLAGFPNGPDLDDADDCTTVTTPKFLKAFASEYEEEEAARERWLTSLSASLLGDGKKSFLDAISKCLRLGKPDLVRVCLTTVAWLSFSLASLHDTRHQLYAFSALISPLRQYLEHGVLVEQRALAALSLLNFSTIPECRILLIKIGDEIGPSLDELAEVTWTAMELNTIISGQRR, encoded by the exons ATGGCAATGTCACTGGAGGACCTTCTGGCTGAGGAAGGCTTTAAGAGGAGAAAGGACAAAATGAAGGGCAGAGCTTCCTTTGCTTCCGAGCGAGGAAGTGGTCCTCGCTACATGGAACAGGAAAGGCGTGCATCCGGTCCTCTGCTGGCTGTGAGAAGAACTGAGAGGACGAGATCTGATGTACCTCGTACCGATTCCAACGCTGAATTTTCAACAAGTGGCAGCTTCTCAGTGAGGAAGCCAAGGGACAATCTTATCAGGAAAGGGAAAATGGGCAGTGAACCTGATAAAGCTATTGTTGTGAATGATGGAAGAAGAAGCCATGGAGATTTACTGGATGCAAAGAGGTTTAGCATTGCTTCTTCCTCAGAGATAACTGAGGTGATTCAAAGTGATGAGGTGGTTGAGGAGGGAATGGAGAGGCTTCATAAAGATATGCACTCGAATAAAGTTCATGGCCGCGTCAAACATGAAGGGAATCATTCAGCTCCTTTGGATGATATAGTGATGGAGAATCAGAAAGATAGGAACAACTCCTTTAAACATACTTATCCTCATGCTGAAGGAAGATCAAACAAAGTTGTTGAAAGTGGAAGCAAATTCGATGAAAGTAGAAGCATGAGACAGAACAAGATTGATGAGGCTCAAGCTGCGCCTGCTCTTGATGAAGCTGCTGTTAAAGCAATCATTTCAATCATCAGTGGGCACGCGAAGCGGTTTCTTGAGGATGAGGATTTCAGGACATCCCTTCGTCATAATACTTTTGCTTCCCTAAACTTGATTGGAGCCGATGAAAGCCTGAGCACTGAGAGCAAAGTCGTAGGAAATCTCGAAGAGGCTATCGAGACCATTGAAAGAAGTGCAGAGGAGGAGAGTGCAAACTTGAAGGTATTGAAAAGGGCTTCACTGCAGCTTAGTGTAATCACGGGACTAAATTCGAGTGATCTGAAGGATGGATTCACGTATGGAGTTCCGAATCTAAGGTTCTCGGCTTGTGCTCATCTTTATCTCAGTGTAATATATGTGCTGCAGAAGAAGGACAAGGTTGCAGCAAAACATCTTCTTCAAGTATTCTGCGACTCGCCATTCCAGGCGCGAACAATGCTGCTGCCTGATTTGTGGGGGCATCTATTTCTTCCTCATCTCTTACATTTGAAGGTCTGGTACGAGAAGGAAACTCACACGGTGGTAGACTCCCCGAGTTTTATGAATCTGAAGCTGCTTGACAAAGCTTATAACGAAAGTCTGGATTCAGGAACGTGTCGATTTGCAATGTACTATAAAGATTGGATTATAAATGGGGAGAAAGAACCTTCCGTCCCTGTCGTTGGAATTCCTTCTTTCTCTGTTCACTCGATGCTAAGGGGAGGCTTGCTAGGCCATACAAGTAGTCCTGCTAGTCACGTCTCGCCTCAGCCAATGGTCAGTAAAGAACTGTATGATGAAGTGTTTAAGCATGCAGATAAGCCGGGAGTTGAATCAGATTTCGACGAAGAAGAAAAGTTTGACAGAAGCTCCAATGGTCCTGCTCCACAAGACAGACAACTAATCTTGTGCACTCATGACTCAATTGTACAAGCAGATAAAGGAGTCGACCCTGTTCGGGAATCTCCCCCC GAAAATGAACGAGTGATCATGCAGATAAAAGAACCGGAGCTTTCAATACAAG AATTGCAGGAAAACTATGAGTCCTGCATCGGAAAACATGTTCGGTGTAGCATCCCTAAGGATTTCGTATGCCCCTTGACAGGGCTTCTTTTCAGAAATCCAGTGACTCTCGAGACTGGTGAAACTTTCGAGCAAGAAGTTATAGCAGACTGGTTTAGTACTCAAGGGTGCTTCATGTGTCCAGTTACCAGAAAAACTTTGCAATATCAGGCTGTGCCACCTACGAATTTCATTCTGAAGCGTATTATCGATAAATGGAAGACAGATTATATCGAACATATCTTGGCTCTACTCTCACAAGTAACATCAGGTGATGGTGGAGGTGTAGAAGTAAATGATACTAACATGATTATTTCCATCTTAGGGAAACTTCTCCCGGTTTTCAGCGAGGAGCAGAGGACAGTACATGCTAGACGAGTTTTATCGTTGGGTGGCCTGCGGTTGCTCTTAACAAGATTTCAGTCTTCCAGTGCTGAGGAGAAGACATTTATCTCAGAACTCCTGTGCTGTTGCGTTGAAGCTGATGCGAACTGTAGGAATAGGATTGCTCGAGACATAAATCAGTCGAACTTGCTAGAAATGCTTCACAGTGAACAGCTGGTATCTAGAAAAAATGCAGTGTTGCTTCTGGCTGAACTAGTTTGTTTTAACAG AAGGACCAGAGCCAAACGCTTTTTGGAACGCCTCGGTGATGAGGAGTTACGAAATGCAATAGGCCATTTAAACATGTATCTTCAGGCTTGCCCTCTGGAAGAGACACCGTTAGTCGCTGTTCTGATTCTGCATATTGATCTTCTG TCAGGAAGATGTGCCAGCAACACGTATAGACAGAATGCGGTTGATGCCCTCACCACGGCCCTTGTAAGCAGCTTAACCGACAATGAAAAAGTCCAAAACAAGTGTTGCAGAGCTCTCCTTATCCTCGGAGGCTTCTTCTCCTCATCTGGGAAACTTATGACCGAGGATTGGATTCTAAAACTAGCCGGTTTTCCCAATGGTCCAGATTTGGATGATGCTGACGATTGTACAACAGTTACAACG CCAAAGTTTTTGAAGGCTTTTGCGTCCGAatatgaggaagaagaagctgCGAGGGAGAGATGGCTAACGAGTTTGTCAGCTTCACTGCTCGGGGATGGGAAGAAGTCATTCTTGGATGCTATTTCCAAGTGCCTGAGGTTAGGGAAGCCAGACTTGGTGCGGGTGTGTCTGACAACAGTGGCTTGGTTGAGCTTCTCACTCGCCTCATTGCACGACACGAGACATCAACTTTACGCCTTCTCTGCTCTAATATCGCCACTCAGGCAGTACCTCGAGCATGGGGTGCTAGTGGAGCAAAGGGCTCTCGCTGCGCTTTCTCTGCTCAACTTCAGTACAATTCCAG AATGCCGGATATTGCTGATTAAGATTGGCGATGAGATCGGTCCTTCGTTAGACGAGCTAGCAGAGGTAACATGGACAGCTATGGAGCTGAATACAATCATATCTGGCCAAAGGAGGTAG